A window of Campylobacter cuniculorum DSM 23162 = LMG 24588 contains these coding sequences:
- a CDS encoding winged helix-turn-helix domain-containing protein: MKELLNSNEKLDCGTAFKIAKKFNKNIEEIGQIADENQIRIDNCELGQFGHLEFEKPKIEVLKILEPKLDEKRRIFCKDARELAKKHYNLKSIRSALKSYKIDVKYCLLGCFKEKRGKKFVVKTKTWIENADGDLLFGKGKTELLELIAQTGSLLHASKIMGINYKKAWTHLQVLQKNSQEDLVVTKQGRSKDSGTKLTPRAIELMENYSLLQKDIEEYANKRFKELFLKDKKS; the protein is encoded by the coding sequence AGAAATTTAACAAAAATATAGAAGAAATTGGACAAATTGCCGATGAAAATCAAATTCGTATTGATAATTGTGAGTTAGGACAATTTGGACATCTTGAGTTTGAAAAACCAAAAATAGAGGTGCTTAAAATTTTAGAACCAAAACTCGATGAAAAGCGTCGAATTTTTTGCAAGGATGCTAGAGAATTAGCTAAAAAACATTATAATTTAAAAAGCATACGCTCTGCTTTAAAAAGCTATAAAATCGATGTGAAATATTGTTTATTAGGTTGTTTTAAAGAAAAAAGAGGCAAGAAATTTGTAGTAAAGACTAAAACTTGGATAGAAAATGCGGACGGAGATTTGCTTTTTGGCAAGGGAAAAACCGAGCTTTTAGAACTCATCGCTCAAACAGGGAGTTTGCTCCATGCCTCAAAGATTATGGGGATAAATTATAAAAAAGCTTGGACTCATTTGCAGGTTTTACAAAAAAATAGTCAAGAAGATCTTGTCGTTACAAAGCAAGGACGTAGCAAGGATTCTGGGACAAAACTTACGCCAAGAGCCATAGAGCTTATGGAAAATTATTCTCTTTTGCAAAAAGATATTGAAGAATATGCAAACAAACGTTTTAAAGAATTATTTTTAAAAGATAAAAAAAGTTAA